A region of Halalkaliarchaeum desulfuricum DNA encodes the following proteins:
- a CDS encoding methionine adenosyltransferase, which produces MSSLPITVSSIDGDPIEDRQAEFVERKGFGHPDTICDGIAEAVSRALCREYQAEFGRVLHHNTDSVLLIAGDSTPEFGGGSLNSPIRIVLGGQATAEVEDTTIPINEIAEQAAHGYLETHFEHLPSGYVDIWPHLGPTSVDLQDLFDRGDVLANDTSIAIGYAPLSGTEEIVKTLEPRIWQEVDAAGKDVKVMAARSNGHLHLVIATAIISSQVSSVEEYLDVKGKVRDLALAHARARTDREVRVDVNTADNPDNEIVYITETGLSAEDGDDGGVGRGNRVTGLITPHRHMSMEATAGKNPISHVGKLYNVLAKRTAERIATETDATFANVHMVSEIGMPIAEPDAVDVEAATTNHSEIADIVRSEARKLDEITTDIIAGDVELF; this is translated from the coding sequence ATGAGTTCTCTCCCTATAACCGTCTCGTCGATCGATGGCGACCCAATTGAGGATCGTCAGGCGGAATTCGTCGAGCGAAAGGGCTTCGGCCATCCCGATACCATCTGTGACGGGATCGCCGAAGCTGTATCGCGGGCACTCTGTCGAGAATACCAGGCAGAATTTGGTCGCGTCCTTCACCACAACACGGATAGCGTCCTGTTGATTGCGGGTGACTCGACGCCTGAGTTCGGCGGCGGATCACTCAATTCGCCCATCAGGATCGTTCTCGGCGGGCAGGCGACGGCGGAGGTCGAAGACACGACAATTCCGATCAACGAGATCGCCGAACAGGCGGCCCATGGGTATCTGGAGACGCATTTCGAGCACTTACCAAGCGGCTACGTCGATATCTGGCCGCATCTGGGCCCAACCTCCGTGGATCTCCAGGATCTGTTCGATCGAGGTGACGTGCTGGCGAACGACACGAGTATCGCTATCGGATATGCGCCGCTCTCGGGGACCGAAGAAATTGTCAAAACGCTGGAGCCGAGAATCTGGCAGGAGGTCGACGCTGCAGGCAAAGATGTCAAAGTAATGGCAGCTCGGTCGAATGGCCATCTCCACCTCGTCATTGCGACCGCGATTATTTCCTCACAGGTTTCTTCGGTAGAGGAGTACTTGGACGTGAAAGGGAAGGTCCGGGACCTTGCACTTGCGCATGCGCGAGCCCGAACGGACCGAGAGGTCCGTGTCGACGTGAATACTGCCGATAATCCGGACAACGAAATCGTGTACATCACCGAAACGGGACTGTCCGCCGAAGACGGTGACGACGGTGGAGTCGGACGTGGAAATCGGGTTACTGGATTGATCACGCCCCATCGCCACATGAGTATGGAGGCGACAGCCGGAAAGAATCCGATTTCACACGTCGGGAAACTCTACAACGTCCTCGCAAAACGGACGGCAGAGCGAATCGCCACCGAAACTGATGCGACCTTCGCAAACGTGCACATGGTCTCCGAGATTGGGATGCCGATCGCAGAACCTGACGCTGTCGATGTCGAAGCGGCAACGACGAATCACAGCGAGATAGCGGACATCGTCCGGAGCGAAGCAAGGAAGTTAGACGAGATCACGACGGATATCATCGCGGGCGACGTTGAACTGTTTTGA
- a CDS encoding bacteriophage holin yields the protein MAAKVDARALGLTAGIIWGTAVAFLELMAGTEYGERWRRLLADLYPGYSPKPGDLVWGTVLGFTDAYILGYLFGRLYNRLAE from the coding sequence ATGGCAGCGAAAGTCGATGCACGTGCACTCGGCCTCACAGCCGGTATCATATGGGGTACAGCGGTCGCCTTCTTGGAACTCATGGCTGGCACGGAGTATGGAGAGCGGTGGCGACGCTTGCTGGCAGACCTTTATCCGGGGTACAGTCCCAAGCCAGGGGATCTCGTCTGGGGAACGGTTCTAGGATTTACCGATGCATACATCCTTGGATACCTGTTCGGGCGACTCTACAACCGACTGGCGGAGTGA
- a CDS encoding 4Fe-4S dicluster domain-containing protein yields MKIIDKPEFTTLIDEKISSEPRDVVGVQDDGEKYVFDELETADDLALDYDVTMLSPKKYIMPQRETYLEYQKSNGDYEWRAKTNPEGKVIVGIHPYDLVAIEQLDKIFIDTFKDEPYRAKRENSLLIGVNMQKASETAFAGSMGTATTDSGYDLLLTELGDRYAIEIGTLEGKEFLAPAETRTARSEEIEEVNRIEEEDIPDLFENELEFSPDELPTVLEENYDNMEFWEDYSENCVSCGTCNLVCPTCCCFSVEMTRDLDGKGGKQTRRWDGCLLEDFAAVAGDENFREEKAERHRHRLMRKGRYIYERYGDIACIGCGRCTSECVPNVADPCDIYNKLKKEMTANAQ; encoded by the coding sequence ATGAAAATTATAGACAAACCTGAGTTTACCACATTAATCGATGAGAAGATCTCGTCTGAGCCACGAGATGTGGTTGGTGTACAGGACGATGGTGAAAAGTACGTTTTCGATGAACTCGAGACAGCAGATGATCTCGCGCTGGATTACGACGTGACGATGCTCTCCCCGAAGAAATATATTATGCCCCAACGCGAGACATATCTGGAGTATCAAAAAAGTAATGGTGACTACGAGTGGCGGGCCAAGACAAATCCAGAGGGAAAGGTCATTGTCGGGATCCATCCCTACGACCTAGTTGCAATCGAACAACTCGATAAAATATTTATTGACACGTTTAAGGACGAACCTTACCGAGCAAAGCGCGAGAATTCGCTTCTCATCGGCGTGAACATGCAGAAGGCCAGTGAGACGGCATTCGCCGGCAGCATGGGCACGGCGACAACCGATTCGGGATACGATCTCTTATTGACCGAACTCGGGGATCGATATGCCATCGAAATCGGCACCCTCGAGGGAAAAGAGTTCCTCGCACCCGCCGAGACCAGAACGGCAAGATCCGAAGAGATTGAGGAAGTCAACCGGATCGAAGAAGAAGATATCCCAGATCTGTTTGAAAACGAACTTGAATTTTCACCCGATGAGTTACCAACAGTGCTTGAAGAAAACTACGACAATATGGAATTTTGGGAAGATTACTCCGAGAATTGTGTCTCCTGTGGGACGTGCAACCTGGTCTGTCCAACGTGTTGTTGTTTCAGCGTTGAGATGACCCGAGACCTCGATGGAAAGGGCGGCAAACAGACCCGCCGTTGGGACGGCTGTTTGCTCGAAGACTTTGCCGCAGTCGCGGGAGACGAGAACTTCCGTGAAGAAAAAGCCGAACGACATAGGCATCGGTTAATGCGGAAAGGAAGGTACATCTACGAACGATATGGCGATATCGCATGCATCGGGTGTGGCCGATGTACGTCAGAATGTGTTCCCAACGTTGCAGATCCCTGCGATATATACAACAAACTCAAAAAGGAGATGACTGCCAATGCGCAGTAG
- a CDS encoding FAD/NAD(P)-binding protein yields the protein MRSSTSEKFDIKENEYQPVNGTITRTHNFTEDDKLFEIQLLEGKDLGHQPGQFVMLLVPNVGEVPISVTSSPTKPGPFELTIRAVGNVTNAIHKMGPGDSVGIRGPYGTGFKPEIFEGEDMLYIAGGIGLAPLRSMINYSLDNREKFGDLTTVYGAKEPAEQLYTDELQDWKERDDMEYLETVDQCPTDQEWEGRIGVITTCIPDVNIDPDTTKVLVCGPPVMYQFVLEELDDLAVPDENIYLSLERNMHCGRGLCGHCQMNELYVCTDGPVFNYPEVRDKEEAEV from the coding sequence ATGCGCAGTAGTACATCCGAAAAATTCGACATCAAAGAAAACGAGTACCAACCAGTTAACGGAACCATCACTCGAACTCATAATTTCACTGAGGACGATAAACTATTCGAGATTCAACTGCTAGAAGGTAAAGACCTCGGCCATCAGCCCGGGCAGTTCGTCATGTTGCTCGTTCCCAATGTGGGCGAGGTACCAATTTCGGTCACGTCCTCGCCGACAAAACCAGGCCCATTTGAGTTGACGATCCGCGCGGTCGGTAACGTCACAAACGCGATTCACAAAATGGGGCCGGGCGACTCCGTCGGGATTCGGGGACCATATGGCACTGGATTCAAACCAGAAATTTTCGAAGGCGAGGACATGCTCTATATCGCCGGGGGGATCGGTCTCGCCCCACTGCGGTCGATGATAAACTATTCGCTGGACAATCGAGAGAAATTCGGAGATTTGACGACAGTATATGGAGCTAAAGAGCCGGCAGAGCAACTGTATACTGATGAACTCCAGGATTGGAAGGAACGCGACGACATGGAATATCTGGAAACGGTTGATCAGTGTCCTACAGATCAGGAATGGGAAGGGCGGATAGGAGTTATCACGACATGTATTCCTGATGTCAATATCGACCCTGACACGACGAAGGTGCTTGTTTGTGGACCGCCAGTAATGTACCAATTTGTCCTCGAAGAATTGGACGATTTGGCTGTTCCTGATGAGAATATCTACCTCTCACTGGAACGGAACATGCACTGTGGTCGCGGACTCTGCGGCCACTGTCAAATGAATGAATTATACGTCTGTACGGACGGCCCGGTATTCAATTATCCTGAGGTGCGAGATAAAGAGGAGGCTGAAGTATGA
- a CDS encoding NADH-quinone oxidoreductase subunit B family protein, whose protein sequence is MSAKPKVAFFDFAGCEGDQLEIINLEDRLLDLVEVVDIVSFREAMSEHSDDYEIAFVEGSITTQHDLERLEKVRSNADILIAIGACATIAGVNAIRNDQDFEKVKERVYGEDAELFDDPDAELFEAFEKAYPAQAFVDVEYQVPGCPIDGDEFIQMITLLLEGGDPSLPNHAVCVDCKIEENTCTFERGETCLGPITRGGGCDATCVTQGARCWGCRGMVDNPDDDVYEEVLQEYDVTTEQLVNEFTLYWSWERNPEYPAEPPEVQQ, encoded by the coding sequence ATGAGCGCGAAACCAAAAGTTGCATTTTTTGACTTTGCTGGATGTGAAGGCGATCAGCTCGAAATCATCAATCTCGAAGACCGCCTGCTTGACCTTGTGGAAGTCGTCGATATCGTCAGTTTTCGGGAAGCTATGTCCGAACATAGCGACGATTATGAGATTGCATTTGTTGAGGGGTCGATAACGACACAGCACGATCTCGAACGACTTGAAAAAGTACGGTCGAATGCTGACATCCTCATCGCGATTGGCGCTTGTGCGACTATCGCCGGTGTCAATGCCATCCGGAATGACCAAGATTTCGAGAAGGTCAAAGAAAGAGTCTACGGTGAAGATGCAGAACTTTTCGACGATCCTGATGCCGAATTATTTGAGGCGTTTGAAAAGGCATATCCGGCACAGGCATTTGTTGATGTCGAATACCAAGTTCCAGGATGTCCAATTGATGGAGACGAATTCATCCAAATGATCACTCTGCTTTTGGAGGGTGGTGACCCTTCCTTGCCAAATCATGCAGTCTGTGTGGACTGCAAAATCGAAGAAAACACATGCACATTTGAGCGAGGCGAAACGTGTCTCGGGCCAATAACACGCGGTGGTGGATGCGATGCGACCTGCGTCACTCAAGGAGCTCGATGCTGGGGATGTCGCGGTATGGTCGATAATCCAGATGACGACGTATATGAAGAAGTGCTCCAGGAATACGACGTGACGACCGAACAATTGGTAAATGAATTTACGCTATACTGGAGCTGGGAGCGTAATCCAGAATATCCAGCCGAACCCCCGGAGGTGCAACAATGA
- a CDS encoding Ni/Fe hydrogenase subunit alpha, protein MSQDISIEGDLVTRVEGHGEVLVNATNGELEECEWQVVESPRFFESMVVGRSWDETHHIVSRICAICSATHTMTALKAIEDGLNIDVSRQDRKLRKLVLAGETIQSHVLHLGYLALPDLAGKKSVIPMADTHEEEVKTVIRLHELGNDMLRTFEGRASHGQRTIPGGFTQIPDESELKEIETALENSWDDVEAVVDLILSLAEQLPDFTRETEFISLTHPDEYALYDGVPYSSDTGELDLDNYEDIVNEHVVEQSTAKFTKHNRKSYMVGALARVNNNYDQLSPKAKEVAESFGLEPVCHQPFMNNVAQLVETAHLIENSLDLIDELLEAGLEEQSDYHKPDVDVTAGRGIGATEAPRGILFHDYTFDEDGIAERGNCVIPTNQNHANIQHDMEKMVPTMIDQPQDQIQHTLEMLVRAYDPCISCSTHYLDIEFVENENEGE, encoded by the coding sequence ATGAGCCAGGATATTAGTATCGAGGGTGACCTTGTCACTCGCGTCGAAGGACACGGAGAAGTTCTTGTCAACGCTACGAATGGTGAGCTCGAAGAATGCGAGTGGCAAGTTGTCGAATCTCCAAGGTTTTTCGAGTCGATGGTCGTCGGTCGAAGCTGGGATGAAACTCATCATATAGTCTCGAGAATTTGTGCCATCTGTTCAGCCACCCATACAATGACCGCATTAAAAGCCATCGAGGATGGCTTAAATATCGACGTCTCTCGGCAAGATCGGAAACTCCGGAAACTTGTTCTCGCCGGCGAAACGATCCAAAGTCACGTCCTGCACTTGGGCTATCTCGCACTGCCGGATCTCGCTGGAAAGAAATCTGTCATCCCGATGGCCGATACTCATGAGGAAGAGGTAAAAACGGTCATCCGACTCCACGAGTTGGGTAATGACATGCTCAGAACCTTCGAGGGTCGAGCCTCACATGGACAGCGAACAATTCCGGGAGGATTCACACAAATTCCTGACGAGTCCGAGCTCAAAGAGATTGAAACGGCTCTCGAAAACTCTTGGGACGATGTCGAAGCCGTTGTGGATCTGATCCTCTCACTCGCCGAGCAACTCCCTGATTTCACCAGAGAGACAGAGTTTATCTCGCTAACCCATCCCGACGAATACGCCCTCTATGATGGGGTACCATATTCGTCTGACACAGGGGAACTCGATCTCGATAACTACGAGGATATCGTCAATGAGCATGTGGTCGAGCAATCGACGGCGAAGTTCACCAAACACAACCGCAAATCCTACATGGTAGGTGCACTGGCTCGGGTCAATAACAACTACGACCAACTCTCGCCAAAAGCCAAAGAGGTTGCCGAGTCGTTTGGACTCGAGCCAGTCTGTCACCAACCGTTCATGAACAACGTCGCGCAACTCGTGGAAACCGCCCATCTTATCGAGAACTCGCTCGATTTGATCGATGAACTGCTCGAGGCTGGCCTAGAAGAACAATCGGACTACCACAAACCTGATGTGGACGTCACGGCCGGCCGAGGAATCGGTGCAACTGAAGCTCCTCGGGGCATTCTTTTCCACGATTACACCTTCGACGAGGATGGTATTGCCGAGCGTGGCAATTGCGTGATCCCCACTAACCAGAATCACGCGAATATCCAACATGACATGGAGAAAATGGTGCCGACGATGATCGATCAACCCCAAGATCAGATCCAACACACACTCGAGATGTTAGTCAGGGCGTACGATCCCTGTATTTCTTGCTCGACACACTACCTTGACATCGAATTCGTCGAGAACGAAAACGAGGGTGAATAA
- a CDS encoding hydrogenase maturation protease translates to MIGFDAVIGLGNPFRRDDGVGPELIERLQNRNLPNTDVIDIGDHPFQLIHVVKDYEAVLIVDAVDFGGKPGSFKVFDPAKTDTNQQLRSSHKTDVFELLEVSDTIGEPTKVRIFGIQPKSFELSEEFSPEIQETIPELTEELLDTVRSRGCVTT, encoded by the coding sequence ATGATCGGGTTTGACGCCGTTATCGGCCTTGGTAACCCCTTCCGTAGGGACGACGGCGTTGGACCAGAACTTATCGAGCGGCTACAGAACCGAAACCTCCCAAATACTGATGTGATCGATATCGGTGACCACCCATTTCAACTGATACACGTGGTAAAAGACTATGAAGCAGTCCTCATCGTTGATGCCGTCGATTTTGGTGGAAAACCAGGTTCATTCAAAGTGTTCGATCCTGCAAAAACCGACACGAATCAGCAACTACGAAGTTCGCACAAAACCGATGTATTCGAATTGCTCGAGGTGTCGGACACTATTGGCGAACCGACCAAAGTCAGGATCTTCGGAATCCAACCTAAATCATTTGAACTGAGTGAAGAATTCAGTCCAGAAATCCAAGAGACAATCCCTGAATTAACGGAGGAACTTCTCGACACAGTTCGCTCGAGGGGTTGCGTGACGACGTAA
- a CDS encoding ketopantoate reductase family protein codes for MRIAVYGAGGVGGYYGGRLAQQGHEVSLIARGEHLQALTEDGLTVESVHGDFYVHPFATDDPSEIDPVDVVLFCVKSFDTESAAVGLDELLDDGGAVLSLQNGVDNEEMLADIVGTDRVWGGVTYIFSTIKESGVIEHTGGPAKILFGHYHDLGDEPPERSTLAETFLEACEAADGMTADYTPAVHATLWDKFALICAQAGLTASTRQPLGRVRETDESWGLYRQVMEEVVAVAHAEGVRFDWDPVGKWMDAMGEGSGGQYSSLHYDLTHGKRMELEALHGSVVRRAREVNVPVPANRAIYAMLLPQQADSSF; via the coding sequence ATGCGCATTGCAGTTTACGGAGCGGGAGGCGTGGGTGGTTATTACGGAGGCCGTCTCGCCCAGCAAGGGCACGAAGTTTCACTCATCGCCCGGGGAGAACATCTCCAGGCTCTCACAGAGGATGGCCTCACTGTCGAATCCGTGCACGGGGATTTTTACGTCCATCCGTTTGCTACCGACGATCCCTCCGAGATCGATCCCGTCGACGTCGTCCTCTTTTGTGTGAAGTCGTTCGACACCGAGTCAGCCGCCGTGGGACTCGATGAACTCCTCGACGATGGAGGTGCTGTGTTGAGCCTCCAGAACGGGGTGGACAACGAGGAGATGCTCGCTGATATCGTCGGAACGGATCGGGTCTGGGGTGGCGTCACCTACATCTTTTCGACGATCAAGGAATCCGGGGTTATCGAACACACCGGTGGACCGGCGAAAATTCTCTTTGGCCACTATCACGATCTCGGGGATGAACCCCCCGAGCGGTCGACATTGGCTGAGACGTTCCTCGAAGCGTGTGAGGCTGCCGATGGAATGACCGCCGACTATACACCCGCCGTTCACGCGACCCTGTGGGACAAATTCGCCCTCATCTGTGCTCAAGCCGGGCTGACAGCGAGCACGCGTCAACCGCTCGGCCGTGTGCGGGAAACCGACGAGTCGTGGGGGTTGTACCGACAGGTGATGGAAGAGGTCGTCGCTGTCGCCCACGCCGAGGGTGTTCGCTTCGACTGGGATCCAGTCGGGAAGTGGATGGACGCAATGGGTGAGGGAAGTGGTGGTCAGTACTCCAGTCTCCACTACGATCTCACGCACGGCAAGCGTATGGAACTCGAGGCGCTACACGGCAGCGTGGTTCGACGGGCTCGGGAAGTGAACGTCCCCGTGCCGGCGAATCGGGCGATCTACGCGATGTTATTGCCACAGCAGGCAGATTCCTCTTTTTAG
- a CDS encoding thiamine pyrophosphate-dependent enzyme, whose translation MNSTYELRSYLREEQLPHTMCPGCGGGTVLNTFAAAVDNLPLNREDLLLVSGIGCSAWIPSPNFDADTLHTTHGRAIAFATGAKATNPDQETVVISGDGDLAGIGGNHLLHAARRNVDITVVLVNNFTYGMTGGQVAPTTQRGAKTTTSPYGNPEDAIDISAIAAEAGAVYVGRQPTSRPHQLVSELQTAIETDGFSLVEVISQCPTVYGRRNEMASAPEMLEWMDEQIENGELEVGTVVDRRGERSEFVASFDDISETAVQSHRSRNVPEGASEITEGKSKGQSQSLRLRIAGVGGQGVVVAGTILGEATAWAGRNVFKTDEYSSRARGGPASADLIIQDDGISEAKIPDGAGDILVALSEDAVAGHRNVLSADGTLYVDSAVSDIPDDVTPVPFSEFAREAGNEQATNMALLGYLNERHEIVSHDYLENAIRRNVDRLLDINIAAYKRGVDAAVTS comes from the coding sequence GTGAACTCGACTTACGAGCTCCGGTCGTATCTCCGAGAGGAGCAACTCCCTCACACGATGTGTCCCGGTTGTGGGGGTGGGACAGTACTCAACACCTTCGCCGCAGCAGTCGATAACCTGCCGTTGAACCGCGAAGATCTCCTCCTAGTTTCGGGTATCGGTTGTTCGGCGTGGATTCCCAGTCCCAATTTCGACGCTGACACGCTCCATACCACTCACGGCCGGGCCATCGCCTTCGCGACGGGGGCCAAAGCAACGAACCCAGATCAGGAGACGGTCGTGATATCTGGAGACGGCGACCTCGCAGGGATCGGCGGGAACCACCTATTGCACGCTGCACGCCGAAATGTCGACATTACGGTCGTGCTCGTCAACAACTTCACGTACGGGATGACCGGCGGTCAAGTTGCGCCGACGACACAACGCGGTGCGAAAACGACGACATCACCCTACGGCAATCCTGAAGATGCGATCGACATCTCTGCGATCGCTGCCGAGGCTGGCGCAGTCTACGTCGGCCGTCAGCCGACTTCGAGACCGCACCAACTCGTCTCGGAACTACAGACAGCGATCGAAACTGACGGGTTCTCACTCGTCGAGGTGATCTCCCAGTGTCCGACCGTCTACGGACGTCGAAACGAGATGGCCAGCGCCCCCGAGATGCTCGAGTGGATGGACGAACAGATCGAAAACGGCGAACTCGAGGTCGGAACGGTCGTGGATCGACGTGGGGAGCGGTCCGAGTTCGTCGCCTCGTTCGACGACATCTCCGAGACTGCAGTCCAAAGCCACCGATCGCGGAACGTTCCCGAGGGCGCATCAGAAATCACGGAGGGAAAGTCAAAGGGACAGTCCCAGTCACTCCGGCTCCGCATTGCCGGCGTGGGTGGACAGGGGGTCGTCGTTGCCGGGACGATTCTCGGGGAGGCGACGGCGTGGGCCGGCCGAAACGTATTCAAAACGGACGAGTACTCCTCCCGGGCCCGCGGCGGGCCGGCGAGTGCAGACCTGATTATTCAGGACGACGGTATCTCCGAAGCGAAAATTCCGGATGGTGCCGGGGACATTCTCGTCGCCCTCTCTGAGGATGCCGTTGCTGGCCACCGGAACGTCCTCTCCGCCGATGGCACGCTGTATGTCGATAGTGCCGTCTCGGATATTCCCGACGACGTGACTCCCGTCCCCTTTAGCGAATTTGCTCGAGAGGCAGGCAACGAGCAGGCAACGAACATGGCTCTCCTCGGATATCTCAACGAGCGACACGAGATCGTCTCCCACGACTATCTCGAAAACGCCATTCGACGTAACGTCGACCGACTCCTCGATATCAACATCGCGGCCTACAAACGAGGCGTTGACGCAGCTGTGACTTCCTGA
- a CDS encoding 2-oxoacid:acceptor oxidoreductase subunit alpha, which yields MPPETLTPQQVVEPGNHFVTGDEAIAYGALYAGCRFFAGYPITPASEIAETLSEELPKLGGRYVQMEDELGSIAAAIGSSWQGSKAMTSTSGPGFSLMQENLGYAVMTETPLVVVDIQRSGPSTGQATLPAQGDLQQARWGTHGDHPIIALTPASVQEAFELTVRAFNLADRYRTPVLVLADGIIGHASERLQVPQQVETVDRTVATEGDDTYFGDPDVAPMPLFGNDLSAHVTGSTHEPDGMRDVKTQSVHDSLVRGIHRKIESNRDRIIEYETAHTDEMDALVVSYGITGRTAEGAVDRMREEGHRVGSLRLKTVWPFPEETIGDLTSDVDRVFVPELSLGQLAREVEWVSNAPVETLDRIGGEPYSVDALVQEIGGVAT from the coding sequence ATGCCGCCTGAGACACTTACCCCACAGCAGGTAGTAGAACCGGGGAACCACTTCGTGACGGGCGATGAAGCTATTGCCTACGGTGCGCTGTATGCCGGCTGTCGGTTCTTCGCGGGGTATCCGATCACACCAGCGAGTGAAATCGCCGAGACGCTTTCCGAGGAACTCCCCAAACTCGGCGGACGGTACGTCCAGATGGAGGACGAACTCGGCTCGATCGCCGCAGCGATCGGTTCGTCCTGGCAGGGATCGAAGGCGATGACGTCGACGTCCGGGCCCGGGTTCTCGCTCATGCAGGAGAACCTCGGATACGCAGTGATGACCGAGACACCACTCGTCGTCGTCGACATCCAGCGCAGCGGCCCCTCGACCGGACAGGCCACGTTGCCAGCACAGGGTGACCTCCAGCAGGCCCGGTGGGGAACCCATGGCGATCACCCGATAATCGCACTGACGCCTGCATCAGTGCAGGAAGCCTTCGAGTTGACCGTCCGTGCGTTCAACCTGGCCGATCGATATCGAACCCCCGTACTCGTGCTCGCGGACGGGATCATCGGTCACGCGAGCGAACGACTGCAGGTCCCCCAACAGGTCGAGACAGTCGACCGAACGGTGGCGACGGAAGGAGATGACACCTACTTTGGCGACCCGGATGTCGCACCGATGCCACTGTTTGGAAACGACCTCTCCGCACACGTGACTGGATCGACCCACGAGCCCGACGGGATGCGGGACGTGAAGACCCAGTCCGTCCACGACTCGCTCGTGCGCGGTATCCACCGAAAGATCGAGTCGAATCGGGATCGGATTATCGAATACGAAACGGCTCATACAGACGAGATGGACGCTTTGGTCGTCTCCTACGGAATCACCGGCCGGACCGCGGAGGGCGCCGTCGACCGGATGCGTGAGGAAGGACACCGGGTGGGGTCGCTCAGACTCAAGACCGTGTGGCCGTTCCCCGAAGAGACGATTGGTGACCTGACCAGCGATGTCGACCGTGTGTTTGTGCCGGAGTTGAGCCTCGGTCAACTTGCCAGAGAGGTCGAATGGGTCTCAAACGCTCCCGTCGAAACGCTCGACCGGATCGGCGGGGAGCCCTACAGCGTGGATGCCCTCGTCCAGGAGATCGGAGGTGTTGCGACGTGA
- a CDS encoding 4Fe-4S dicluster domain-containing protein: MGETITATGESVSISLDTRQCKACGICVARCPTDVFEAASLEDVPTLANVEDCVHCEICELLCPDFALEVSANAA, from the coding sequence ATGGGAGAGACGATTACAGCGACAGGAGAGTCCGTTTCCATCTCCCTCGATACACGCCAGTGTAAAGCCTGCGGCATCTGTGTCGCCCGGTGTCCGACTGACGTCTTCGAGGCGGCGTCTCTCGAGGACGTTCCGACACTGGCCAACGTCGAGGACTGTGTTCACTGCGAGATCTGTGAGCTACTCTGCCCGGATTTCGCACTGGAGGTGTCGGCCAATGCCGCCTGA